Genomic segment of Kiritimatiellaceae bacterium:
CCTGATCTGCAACGGCTATAAAGACGAGGAGTTTATCGATCTGGGCCTTCATGCTCTCAAGATGGGTCTCCGCTGTGTATTCGTTATCGAGATGCCCTCGGAACTGGATTGGATTCTTGACCGTTCCAGAGTGCTGGGCGTTCGGCCGATTCTCGGCATCCGCATGAAACTTTCCACTCAGGCCAGCGGTCACTGGACGGAATCAGGCGGCGAACGAAGCGTTTTCGGTCTCAATACCGCGCAGGTGATCGATGTGGTTGACCGTCTCCGCGCGGAAAACATGCTCGATTGCCTCAAGCTGCTTCACTATCACCTCGGCTCGCAGATTCCCAATATCCGCGACATTCGCGAAGCCATCAAAGAAGGCTGCCGTATTTATGCCGGACTGGTTGAAGAAGGCGCGGCGATGGGCGTGCTCAACCTCGGCGGCGGGCTGGCCGTTGACTATGACGGTTCGCACACCAACTTCACCAGCAGTTGTAACTATACGACAGCCGAATACTGCGCCGCAGTCGTTGAAGAGGTGATGAGCATTCTCGATGAAAGCGGTACGAAGCATCCCGACATCGTGACCGAATCCGGGCGCGCCACCGTTGCCTATTATTCCATTCTGCTTTTCAACGTGCTGGATGTCAGCCGGTTCGAAACCCACGCGCTGCCGTCGAAACTGCCGGAAGATGCCCACGAACTGCTGATTAATCTGATGGGCGCCTATGAGTCTCTGACGGCGAAAAATGTGCAGGAGTGCTACCACGACGCCATTTATTACCGCGACGAAATTCACGAACTGTTCAAGCGCGGCGGTTTTTCACTGCGTGACCGTTCGCTGGCCGGGCAGATTTACTGGCACATTCTCACCCGGATTGCCGGGCTGATTCGCGGCATGCGCTATGTACCCGACGAATTCGAACACCTCACCAACGCGCTGGCTGACGTTTATTACGGCAATTTCAGTCTGTTTCAGTCGTTGCCGGACTCCTGGGCGATTGACCAGCTTTTCCCGATCATGCCGATTCACCGTCTCGATGAAAGACCGACGCAGGAGGCAATTCTTGCCGACATCACCTGCGACTGCGACGGCAAGATCGACCGCTTCATTGACCTGCGCGATGTCAAACGCACTCTTCCGCTGCATGTGTTGAAAGACAACGAGAACTACATTCTCGGCGTGTTCCTCGTCGGCGCGTATCAGGAAACGCTTGGCGATCTGCACAATCTGCTTGGCGATACCAACGTCGTCAGCGTGCGCATTGATGCCGACGGCCAGATTCACTACGCCCGCGAAATTGAAGGCGACTCGGTTTCCGATGTGCTCACCTATGTGGAATATGAGCCGAAGGAAATGGTTCGCCGTGTGCGCGAAATGTCCGAGCAGGCCGTCAAAGCCGGGCGGATGACCGCCAAAGAGCGCCGCGCCGTGATGGATGCGTACGAAAACGGACTGCGCGGTTATACCTATTTCGAACGGGAAAACTGATCGCGGTTACGAAGGAATTCCGGATTGAACCATGAATAATAAATCCGTTTTCAGCATTGAGCCGCCGTTTAAAGATCCAGTCCGGTCGAAACTTTTCAGCCTGGCACAGGGCGCGCTGGAAAATTTTCTATACCTTGACCAGATCAATCAGATCTATACCAGCGCGGTGGAGGCCGGAAAAACCGAAGGCGATTTTCCGGGCAATGTGCTCAAAGCGACCGGCGTCAAATATGAGGTGACCGACGCGGACTTGAAAAATATCCCGGCTACCGGCCCGATGGTGGTGGTGGCAAATCATCCGTTTGGCGGAATCGAAGGTATTATTATGCTGCATTTACTGCGGCGCATCCGTCCGGACGTTAAAGTGATGGCCAATTATATTCTCGGGCGAATGCCGGAAATGGCGGAGCACAGCATTTATGTTGATCCGTTCAGCAGTCAGGACTCCGCCCGCCGCAACCTTGCCGGCATGAAGGAATCCATTCGCTGGATCAGGGAAGGGCATGTACTCGCCGTGTTTCCGTCAGGAGAAGTCTCGCATATTGACCTGCAAAAGCGGGCGATCTGCGATCCGGCATGGAGTCCGACCATTGCCCGCATTATCCAAAAAACGCAGGCTCCCGTTCTGCCGCTTTTTTTTCAGGGCCGTAACGGGAATCTCTTTCAGGTGATGGGGCTGATTCATCCGCGCATCCGGACGGCGATGCTCCCGTACGAGCTGGTTCGTCGCCGGAACAGTGTTTTTAACGTTAACGCAGGGCAGATGATTCCGTGGAAACGGTTGGAGACGTTTGATACCCATGCGCTGAACGACTATATCCGTTTTCGAACCTACCTGCTTTGCAACCGTCAGCGGCGCGGTAAAAAATCCCGGCCGACACTTTTTGTCCGCAAGCCGGCTCAGCAGCAACCGGTAATCTCCGCTGCAAAGCAGGCGGCGCTGGAAGCAGAGATCGCCGCGCGTCCGGCTGAACAGATCATGCTCGAAAACGACGAGTTCACGGTTTATCTCACGCCAGCCGCGCAGATTCCGAATCTGCTTTATGAAATCGGGCGGTTGAGGGAGGCCACTTTCCGGGCAGCCGGCGAGGGAACCGGTCAGCCGATTGACATCGACCGGTTTGATCCGTACTACCTGCATCTTTTTCTCTGGAACAAACCGAAACGAGAACTGGCCGGAGCCTATCGGCTGGCCCGCGCCGATGAAGTCATCAGAGATCACGGATTAGACGGACTTTATACGTCCACGCTTTTCCGCTACCGCGCGGAACTGCTTGAAAAACTCGGGTCTTCCCTTGAGCTGGGCCGCTCCTTTATCCGTCCGGAATACCAGAAGAGCTATTCACCGCTGCTGCTTCTGTGGAAGGGCTTGGCACAGGTTGTCTGCCGGAATCCGGAATACAAGAGTCTGTTCGGCCCGGTCAGCATCAATAATGATTATCACTCTGTATCCCGTCAGCTTATGGCGACGTTCCTGAAAATTAATAATTTTCTTCCGGAACTGGCTTTGCTGGTAAAAGCGCGCAACCCGTTCCGGTTCACGCCGATTAAAAACTTTGACCGCGACACATTCAGTCAGACGGTTACGGACGTAGACGACATTTCTTCGCTCATCGCGGACATCGAAACGGAACAGAAGGGCATTCCGGTTTTGCTCAGACAGTATCTCAAACTCGGCGGCAAACTGCTCGGCTTTAACATCGACCCCAACTTCAGCGATGTTCTCGACGGGTTAATCTGGGTTGACCTGAG
This window contains:
- the speA gene encoding biosynthetic arginine decarboxylase, which produces MTENGKWSSVQSTELYGVENWGAGYFSISEKGEVSVHPDGPGGASVSLMDVARGIQERGFDLPVLVRLSDILDARIKRLHESFSQAIAEYNYQGAYRGVYPIKVNQQQQVVEEICSFGARYHHGLEAGSKAELIAAMSFLQDPEAYLICNGYKDEEFIDLGLHALKMGLRCVFVIEMPSELDWILDRSRVLGVRPILGIRMKLSTQASGHWTESGGERSVFGLNTAQVIDVVDRLRAENMLDCLKLLHYHLGSQIPNIRDIREAIKEGCRIYAGLVEEGAAMGVLNLGGGLAVDYDGSHTNFTSSCNYTTAEYCAAVVEEVMSILDESGTKHPDIVTESGRATVAYYSILLFNVLDVSRFETHALPSKLPEDAHELLINLMGAYESLTAKNVQECYHDAIYYRDEIHELFKRGGFSLRDRSLAGQIYWHILTRIAGLIRGMRYVPDEFEHLTNALADVYYGNFSLFQSLPDSWAIDQLFPIMPIHRLDERPTQEAILADITCDCDGKIDRFIDLRDVKRTLPLHVLKDNENYILGVFLVGAYQETLGDLHNLLGDTNVVSVRIDADGQIHYAREIEGDSVSDVLTYVEYEPKEMVRRVREMSEQAVKAGRMTAKERRAVMDAYENGLRGYTYFEREN
- a CDS encoding lysophospholipid acyltransferase family protein, with the protein product MNNKSVFSIEPPFKDPVRSKLFSLAQGALENFLYLDQINQIYTSAVEAGKTEGDFPGNVLKATGVKYEVTDADLKNIPATGPMVVVANHPFGGIEGIIMLHLLRRIRPDVKVMANYILGRMPEMAEHSIYVDPFSSQDSARRNLAGMKESIRWIREGHVLAVFPSGEVSHIDLQKRAICDPAWSPTIARIIQKTQAPVLPLFFQGRNGNLFQVMGLIHPRIRTAMLPYELVRRRNSVFNVNAGQMIPWKRLETFDTHALNDYIRFRTYLLCNRQRRGKKSRPTLFVRKPAQQQPVISAAKQAALEAEIAARPAEQIMLENDEFTVYLTPAAQIPNLLYEIGRLREATFRAAGEGTGQPIDIDRFDPYYLHLFLWNKPKRELAGAYRLARADEVIRDHGLDGLYTSTLFRYRAELLEKLGSSLELGRSFIRPEYQKSYSPLLLLWKGLAQVVCRNPEYKSLFGPVSINNDYHSVSRQLMATFLKINNFLPELALLVKARNPFRFTPIKNFDRDTFSQTVTDVDDISSLIADIETEQKGIPVLLRQYLKLGGKLLGFNIDPNFSDVLDGLIWVDLSETSPKILERFMGKDGTRTFLQFHKRREIE